In Desulfonatronospira thiodismutans ASO3-1, a single window of DNA contains:
- a CDS encoding sigma-54 interaction domain-containing protein, which produces MQSLKPPEKPCNGFNCDILESISDGVFTVDDKWLITSFNRAAEQITGISRNQAMGRPCWEVFHSSLCESECALRYTMESGKPVVGKTCYFVDSRGRRITVSVSTSVLSNDQGEITGGVETFRDLSALESLRLQLKGGFDMGELISHSPAMQKVLELTPAVAETSSTVLIQGETGTGKELVARAIHSLHRGREAPFVAVNCAALPDTLLESELFGYKAGAFTGAEKSKPGRFAQARGGTLFLDEIGDMSLNMQTKLLRVLQDRSFEPLGAVQPEKTDARIIAASNKDLEQLVEMKAFRQDLFYRINVVRIDLPPLRERKEDIPFLVDQFIERFNRLYNREITGVDPQVLSLFMAHDWPGNIRELENVIERAFVLCRSGEIQRSHLPRELIIRERRENAPTDLHTTKQALEAANISRALKQTQNSMTRAARLLGMHRSTLYRKMKQLGLIKM; this is translated from the coding sequence ATGCAGAGCCTGAAGCCACCTGAAAAGCCGTGCAACGGATTCAACTGCGACATCCTGGAGAGCATCTCTGATGGTGTATTCACCGTGGACGACAAGTGGCTGATCACCTCCTTCAACCGGGCGGCGGAACAGATCACCGGGATCTCCAGGAACCAGGCCATGGGCCGGCCCTGCTGGGAAGTGTTTCATTCCAGCCTGTGCGAATCAGAGTGCGCCCTGCGCTATACCATGGAGTCAGGCAAGCCCGTTGTGGGCAAGACCTGCTATTTCGTAGATTCCAGGGGCAGGCGCATCACTGTCAGCGTATCCACATCCGTGCTGAGCAACGATCAGGGAGAAATTACCGGAGGCGTGGAGACCTTCAGGGATTTAAGCGCCCTGGAAAGTCTGCGCCTGCAGCTCAAGGGCGGCTTCGATATGGGGGAACTCATAAGCCACAGCCCGGCCATGCAGAAAGTGCTGGAGCTTACTCCGGCAGTAGCCGAGACCTCCAGTACAGTGCTCATTCAGGGAGAAACCGGCACGGGCAAGGAACTTGTGGCCCGGGCCATCCATTCCCTGCACCGGGGCCGCGAAGCTCCGTTTGTGGCGGTCAACTGCGCCGCCCTGCCGGACACCCTGCTGGAATCGGAGCTGTTCGGATACAAGGCAGGGGCTTTCACCGGGGCTGAGAAGAGCAAGCCGGGCAGATTCGCCCAGGCCAGGGGGGGGACCCTGTTTCTGGACGAAATCGGGGATATGAGCCTGAACATGCAGACCAAGCTCCTGCGGGTGCTGCAGGATAGAAGCTTTGAGCCCCTGGGTGCTGTTCAGCCGGAAAAAACTGATGCCCGGATTATCGCCGCGTCCAACAAGGACCTGGAACAGCTTGTCGAAATGAAGGCCTTCCGCCAGGACCTTTTCTACCGCATCAATGTTGTCCGCATTGATCTGCCGCCCCTGAGAGAACGCAAAGAGGACATACCTTTCCTGGTGGATCAGTTCATAGAACGATTCAACCGCCTGTACAACCGGGAGATCACCGGCGTGGACCCACAGGTTCTGTCCCTGTTTATGGCCCATGACTGGCCGGGAAATATCCGGGAACTGGAAAACGTAATCGAAAGAGCCTTTGTCCTTTGCCGCAGCGGCGAAATCCAGCGCAGCCATCTTCCCCGGGAACTGATAATCAGGGAACGTAGAGAAAACGCTCCCACAGACCTGCATACCACTAAACAGGCCCTGGAAGCAGCCAATATATCCCGGGCCCTGAAACAGACACAGAACAGCATGACCCGGGCGGCCAGGCTCCTGGGAATGCACAGAAGCACCCTGTACCGCAAGATGAAACAACTGGGGCTGATAAAGATGTGA
- a CDS encoding cation-transporting P-type ATPase, which yields MLEKKDIQNKTPWHAEPVEKCFQTLKSSPEGLDPEEAGKRLETFGPNMLATEKKRGPVLRFLLQFHNLLIYVLLAAVVITALLQEWIDSLVILGVCVINALIGFIQEGKAEKSLESLKTMLAPEALVLRGGQRIRIEAKDLVPGDVVYLKPGDRVPADLRITECKSLRIEEAALTGESMPVSKAGNEVESGAALGDRKSMAFSGTMVVYGQGTGLVAATGLDTELGRISELLTETESIATPLIRKMNVFARHLTVAILLLAVAAFMFGVFLRGYAPADMFLAAVGLAVAAIPEGLPAIMTITLAIGVQKMARRNAIIRRLPAVETLGSVTVICSDKTGTLTRNEMTVQNIQTADELFWVAGVGYAPEGGFRLGDKEVHPGEHPVLMQALRSVLLCNEARFQEKNGQPKLEGAPTEGALLTASLKAGLDQDQENRVNPRKDILPFSSEEKFMVTLHHYESGDSVFILKGAPEKVVEKCSSQGALQDAAPLDPDFWVEQGNHMASMGQRLLAVAVKKAPAGKTAIEDEDIQQGFTMLSLFGIMDPPREEAIEAAARLKGRESDPGDAGAGIQVKMITGDHALTASAIGEKLGMGRGRKALTGQDLEKISDHDLVEVSLDVDIYARTSPEHKLRLVRALQEGGHIVAMTGDGVNDSPALKRADVGVAMGVTGTEAAKEASDMVLTDDNFASIANAVEEGRTVYDNLKKAILFILPTNGGQALVVMASILLGIGLMDEAGHFSLPITPPQILWINMVTAVTLALALAFEPPEKNVMQRPPRPVDESLVSGFLLWRISFVSLLLVVGALGHYLLILSHGASQSLASTAAINTLVMGQVFYLINSRFIEEPSWNLKGILGSRPVLVSIAVLAVLQFSFTYLPFMQFLFQTEPLGLDAWARILAFGLAVFVAVELEKAFFRSRSVPGRG from the coding sequence ATGCTTGAAAAGAAAGATATCCAGAATAAAACCCCCTGGCACGCGGAACCGGTGGAAAAGTGCTTCCAGACCTTGAAGTCTTCACCGGAGGGCCTGGACCCTGAGGAAGCCGGCAAGAGGCTGGAGACATTCGGCCCCAATATGCTGGCCACTGAAAAGAAAAGAGGGCCGGTTCTTCGATTTCTGCTGCAGTTTCACAACCTGCTTATATATGTCCTTTTGGCGGCGGTGGTGATCACCGCCCTGTTGCAGGAATGGATAGACTCCCTGGTCATCCTGGGGGTATGCGTGATCAATGCCCTGATAGGCTTTATCCAGGAGGGCAAGGCGGAAAAATCCCTGGAAAGCCTGAAGACCATGCTGGCCCCGGAAGCACTGGTCCTTCGGGGCGGGCAAAGGATCAGGATTGAGGCCAAAGACCTGGTGCCCGGGGACGTGGTTTATTTAAAGCCGGGGGACCGAGTACCGGCTGACCTGAGAATAACTGAATGCAAAAGCCTGCGCATAGAAGAGGCCGCTCTTACAGGGGAGTCCATGCCCGTGAGCAAGGCCGGCAATGAGGTGGAGTCCGGGGCGGCCCTGGGGGACAGAAAAAGCATGGCTTTTTCCGGGACTATGGTGGTTTACGGTCAAGGGACCGGGTTGGTGGCCGCAACAGGCCTCGACACGGAACTGGGCCGCATAAGCGAACTTCTCACCGAGACCGAAAGCATCGCCACCCCGCTTATCCGCAAGATGAACGTTTTCGCCCGCCATCTCACTGTGGCCATCTTGCTCCTTGCAGTAGCTGCCTTTATGTTCGGGGTTTTTTTGCGCGGATATGCACCGGCGGATATGTTTCTGGCCGCAGTGGGCCTGGCTGTGGCCGCCATTCCCGAGGGCCTGCCCGCCATCATGACCATTACCCTGGCCATCGGGGTGCAGAAAATGGCCCGGCGAAACGCCATCATAAGGCGCCTGCCCGCCGTGGAGACCCTGGGCTCGGTGACCGTCATCTGCTCGGACAAGACCGGTACCCTGACCAGAAATGAAATGACCGTGCAGAATATTCAAACAGCGGATGAGCTGTTCTGGGTTGCCGGGGTGGGTTATGCCCCGGAAGGCGGGTTCAGGCTTGGGGACAAAGAAGTCCATCCAGGGGAACACCCGGTACTGATGCAGGCTTTGCGGTCAGTGCTTCTTTGCAACGAGGCCCGCTTCCAGGAAAAAAACGGCCAGCCAAAGCTGGAGGGAGCACCCACGGAAGGCGCCCTTCTAACAGCCTCTCTCAAGGCCGGACTGGACCAGGACCAGGAAAACAGGGTTAATCCCAGAAAGGATATCCTGCCCTTCAGCTCCGAAGAAAAATTCATGGTTACACTGCACCACTATGAATCCGGGGACAGTGTTTTTATCCTCAAGGGGGCTCCGGAAAAGGTCGTGGAAAAGTGCAGCAGCCAGGGGGCACTGCAGGACGCTGCCCCCCTTGATCCTGATTTCTGGGTTGAGCAGGGCAATCACATGGCCTCCATGGGCCAGAGGCTTCTGGCGGTGGCCGTGAAAAAGGCCCCTGCAGGGAAGACGGCCATAGAGGATGAGGATATCCAGCAGGGCTTTACCATGCTGTCCCTGTTCGGGATCATGGATCCACCCCGGGAGGAGGCCATAGAGGCCGCAGCCAGGCTCAAGGGCCGCGAGTCTGATCCCGGGGACGCCGGGGCGGGCATCCAGGTCAAAATGATCACCGGGGACCATGCCCTGACAGCCTCGGCCATCGGAGAGAAGCTGGGCATGGGCCGGGGCAGAAAGGCCCTTACCGGGCAGGACCTGGAAAAGATAAGCGATCATGATCTGGTGGAGGTTTCTCTGGATGTGGACATATATGCCCGAACCAGTCCGGAACACAAGCTCAGGCTGGTGCGGGCCCTGCAGGAAGGCGGACACATAGTGGCCATGACCGGGGACGGGGTCAACGACTCACCGGCCCTGAAGCGTGCAGACGTGGGAGTGGCCATGGGGGTTACCGGGACCGAGGCAGCCAAAGAGGCCTCGGACATGGTGCTCACCGATGACAATTTCGCCTCCATCGCCAACGCCGTGGAAGAGGGGCGCACGGTTTACGACAACCTCAAGAAGGCCATCCTGTTCATTCTGCCCACCAACGGCGGTCAGGCCCTGGTGGTCATGGCCTCCATTCTGCTGGGCATCGGACTTATGGACGAGGCAGGGCATTTTTCCCTGCCCATCACCCCGCCCCAGATCCTGTGGATAAACATGGTCACCGCAGTCACCCTGGCCCTGGCCCTGGCCTTTGAACCGCCGGAAAAAAATGTCATGCAGCGCCCTCCCAGGCCTGTGGATGAATCCCTGGTGTCGGGATTTCTTTTGTGGCGCATCAGTTTTGTGTCCCTTCTGCTTGTGGTGGGGGCCCTGGGGCATTACCTGCTCATACTGTCCCATGGTGCTTCCCAGAGTCTGGCCTCCACAGCGGCCATCAATACCCTGGTCATGGGACAGGTGTTTTACCTGATAAACAGCCGGTTCATTGAGGAACCCTCCTGGAATCTCAAGGGTATTCTGGGCAGCCGGCCGGTTCTCGTTTCCATCGCTGTCCTGGCGGTTTTGCAGTTTAGTTTCACCTACCTGCCGTTTATGCAGTTTCTTTTCCAGACCGAGCCCCTGGGCCTGGATGCCTGGGCCAGGATCCTGGCCTTCGGCCTGGCCGTGTTCGTGGCGGTGGAGCTGGAGAAAGCCTTTTTCAGAAGCAGGAGTGTCCCGGGCAGGGGATAA
- a CDS encoding universal stress protein, with protein sequence MPEIKRMLLPVVFSENDMLAADYARQIAMCAGSEVDLVHVTPQIDFISEDILQSVYTSHVGYEKEVAEKLMDAFIEKSLSGVNVRNKAVLKGQPAEEVLRYAKENNINMIVLPTHTRKGPEAWFVGSVAERITKRAHCPVLIVHPD encoded by the coding sequence ATGCCCGAAATAAAACGAATGCTGCTGCCGGTGGTCTTTTCCGAAAACGATATGCTGGCTGCTGATTATGCCCGCCAGATCGCCATGTGCGCCGGGTCCGAGGTGGACCTGGTCCACGTCACCCCGCAAATTGACTTCATCAGTGAAGATATCCTGCAGTCTGTATATACCAGTCATGTGGGCTATGAAAAGGAAGTGGCCGAGAAACTCATGGACGCCTTTATCGAGAAGTCCCTGTCCGGGGTGAATGTGCGCAACAAGGCGGTCCTCAAGGGCCAGCCCGCAGAAGAGGTCTTAAGGTACGCCAAGGAGAACAACATTAATATGATCGTTCTTCCCACTCACACCCGAAAAGGGCCCGAGGCGTGGTTCGTGGGTTCCGTGGCTGAGAGAATTACCAAAAGAGCCCATTGCCCGGTTCTCATCGTCCATCCGGACTGA
- a CDS encoding SgcJ/EcaC family oxidoreductase, with the protein MKKKSEIEALFEEWNQALQSGDPEKVASLYAPDAVLLPTVSNQVRRNRQEIKEYFQVFLARKPKGSIDWSNIRIFEDIAINSGIYTFELSPPGETPFSVQARYTFVYQWSGERWLIIEHHSSVMPE; encoded by the coding sequence ATGAAAAAGAAAAGCGAAATCGAGGCGCTGTTCGAAGAATGGAACCAGGCCCTGCAAAGCGGTGACCCGGAAAAGGTTGCCTCTCTTTATGCCCCGGACGCTGTGCTTCTGCCCACGGTGTCCAACCAGGTGAGGCGTAACCGCCAGGAGATAAAAGAATATTTCCAGGTGTTTCTGGCCAGAAAACCCAAAGGCAGCATTGACTGGAGCAATATCAGGATTTTTGAGGATATCGCCATAAACTCAGGGATCTATACCTTTGAACTGTCCCCGCCAGGGGAGACGCCTTTTTCAGTTCAGGCCAGGTATACCTTCGTTTACCAATGGTCAGGAGAACGCTGGCTCATAATCGAACATCACTCTTCGGTCATGCCGGAGTAG
- a CDS encoding sulfite exporter TauE/SafE family protein yields MSKWLKSPWLELNIMIALAVLSYGVLAVAAPFVPVPEGGMPGGVLVGWLVGFFIASTIIAILATIGGIGGGVLFTPLVMAFTPVDSVIARGTGLIVAMFSGLMATGPVMRSGLANLKMCIFLCVAFAVAAFSGAQGAVIVAAHLGDFGEGLVRMMLGLLIGGLVVYFIMGGKKVEWPDVKKSDKITEALNLRQPFYEPSLKKVVDYGLTNMGWLFAAILIVGLVSGFFGMGAGWAMVPFQNVVAGTPMKVAAANSVVLLGMGDCVAVWPYFIMGALIPMFAAPWLAGQVVGGLFGALVLVQIKAGFVRWLLIGLMGFSCWGLITRALSMWEVIQPPPHWLNFTVLGVLMLFVIVNVARELKRKD; encoded by the coding sequence ATGTCCAAGTGGTTGAAGTCGCCCTGGCTTGAGCTGAACATCATGATAGCGCTGGCGGTGCTTTCTTACGGTGTGCTGGCAGTGGCGGCCCCTTTCGTGCCCGTCCCCGAAGGGGGCATGCCCGGTGGAGTTCTGGTAGGCTGGCTGGTGGGATTCTTCATCGCCAGTACCATTATCGCCATTCTGGCCACCATCGGAGGAATCGGCGGAGGAGTGCTCTTTACTCCTCTGGTCATGGCCTTCACCCCGGTTGACAGCGTCATTGCCAGGGGGACTGGGCTCATAGTGGCCATGTTCAGCGGTCTAATGGCCACAGGACCTGTAATGCGCAGCGGCCTGGCCAACCTCAAGATGTGCATCTTTCTCTGCGTGGCTTTTGCCGTCGCCGCTTTCTCCGGGGCCCAGGGAGCAGTGATCGTGGCCGCCCACCTGGGGGATTTCGGTGAGGGCCTGGTACGCATGATGCTGGGCCTGCTCATAGGCGGCCTGGTGGTTTATTTTATTATGGGCGGAAAAAAGGTTGAATGGCCGGACGTGAAGAAATCGGACAAGATCACCGAGGCCCTGAATCTGCGCCAGCCTTTTTATGAGCCCTCCCTGAAAAAGGTGGTGGACTACGGCCTGACCAATATGGGCTGGCTCTTCGCAGCCATTTTGATTGTCGGTCTTGTCTCCGGGTTTTTCGGCATGGGCGCAGGCTGGGCCATGGTTCCCTTCCAGAACGTCGTTGCCGGCACACCCATGAAGGTGGCTGCGGCCAACAGCGTGGTCCTGCTGGGCATGGGAGACTGTGTTGCGGTCTGGCCCTATTTCATAATGGGTGCGCTCATTCCCATGTTTGCCGCTCCCTGGCTGGCCGGGCAGGTTGTGGGCGGTCTCTTCGGCGCCCTGGTCCTGGTCCAGATCAAGGCCGGCTTTGTCCGCTGGCTGCTCATCGGGCTCATGGGCTTTTCCTGCTGGGGTCTTATTACCAGGGCCCTGTCCATGTGGGAGGTCATCCAGCCCCCGCCGCACTGGCTGAACTTTACCGTCCTGGGAGTCCTCATGCTCTTTGTGATCGTAAACGTAGCCAGGGAACTGAAGCGTAAGGATTAG
- a CDS encoding peptide chain release factor 3 yields MSQTTPSESQLAQEVRKRRTFGIISHPDAGKTTLTEKLLLFGGAIQMAGSIKAKKAQRHARSDWMEVEQKRGISVASSVMKFLYQDCEINLLDTPGHQDFSEDTYRVLTAVDSALMVIDSVKGVEEQTRKLMDVCRMRSTPIMTFVNKLDRDGRDPFELLDEIENTLGIQASPLTWPIGMGKLFQGVYDLVNQEIRFFTPPDDKGRRPEERAVIKDLDDSKLDELIGSAAAESLRQDLELIHGAGYPFDRDAYLEGRQTPVFFGSAVNNFGVRELLETFVKEAPPPRPRPASTREVSPLEQEFSGFVFKIQANMDPAHRDRIAFMRICSGRFQRGMKVRHHRIGKDIQLSNAIIFMAQDRAGVEEAWPGDIIGVHNHGILKIGDTLSSKEELQFLGIPNFAPEFFQRVFLKNPIKSKQLEKGLVQLTEEGAIQLFRPVGGNDYILGAIGSLQFDVTAARLKAEYGVDAAYEPLDYSTVRWIWARDKKALEKFRKRYFNSLVQDVEGYPAMLFATRWRLERTREEWPEIEFLASREQQEAEAA; encoded by the coding sequence ATGAGTCAGACAACACCATCAGAATCCCAGTTAGCTCAGGAGGTCCGGAAGAGACGGACCTTCGGCATCATCAGTCACCCGGATGCGGGCAAGACCACCCTCACCGAGAAGCTGCTGCTCTTCGGAGGGGCCATCCAGATGGCCGGGAGCATCAAGGCCAAAAAGGCCCAGCGCCACGCCCGCTCCGACTGGATGGAAGTAGAGCAGAAGCGCGGCATATCAGTTGCTTCATCAGTGATGAAGTTTCTTTACCAGGACTGCGAGATAAATCTTCTGGACACCCCGGGCCACCAGGATTTTTCCGAGGATACTTACCGGGTGCTCACTGCCGTGGATTCGGCCCTCATGGTCATTGACTCGGTCAAGGGCGTGGAGGAGCAGACCAGAAAGCTCATGGATGTCTGCCGCATGCGCTCCACACCCATCATGACCTTTGTCAACAAGCTGGACCGGGACGGCCGGGATCCTTTTGAGCTGCTGGACGAAATCGAAAACACCCTGGGCATCCAGGCCTCGCCCCTGACCTGGCCCATAGGCATGGGCAAGCTTTTTCAGGGAGTCTATGACCTGGTCAACCAGGAAATACGCTTTTTCACCCCGCCTGATGACAAGGGCAGACGTCCAGAAGAAAGGGCGGTGATCAAAGACCTGGATGACAGTAAACTGGATGAGCTCATCGGCTCTGCCGCTGCAGAGTCTCTACGCCAGGACCTGGAGCTTATTCATGGTGCGGGCTATCCCTTTGACCGGGATGCTTATCTGGAGGGCAGGCAGACCCCGGTTTTTTTCGGCAGTGCGGTAAACAATTTCGGAGTGCGTGAGCTGCTGGAGACCTTTGTCAAGGAAGCCCCGCCCCCCAGGCCCAGGCCAGCCAGTACCAGGGAGGTTTCCCCCCTGGAGCAGGAGTTTTCAGGATTTGTTTTCAAGATCCAGGCCAATATGGACCCGGCCCACCGGGACCGCATCGCGTTTATGCGCATCTGTTCCGGGCGGTTCCAAAGGGGCATGAAGGTGCGCCATCACCGCATAGGCAAGGATATCCAGCTCTCCAACGCCATAATCTTCATGGCCCAGGACCGGGCCGGGGTGGAAGAGGCCTGGCCCGGGGATATTATCGGGGTGCACAACCACGGGATACTAAAGATAGGCGATACCCTGAGCAGTAAGGAAGAACTGCAGTTTCTGGGCATTCCCAATTTTGCGCCGGAGTTTTTTCAACGGGTGTTTCTGAAAAACCCCATCAAGTCCAAGCAGCTGGAAAAGGGTCTGGTGCAGCTTACCGAGGAAGGAGCCATCCAGCTTTTCAGGCCTGTTGGCGGTAATGATTACATCCTGGGGGCCATTGGTTCTTTGCAGTTCGATGTCACCGCGGCCAGGCTCAAGGCCGAGTACGGGGTGGATGCAGCCTACGAGCCTCTGGACTATTCCACTGTGCGCTGGATTTGGGCCCGGGATAAAAAGGCCCTGGAAAAGTTCAGAAAAAGATATTTCAATTCCCTGGTCCAGGACGTGGAAGGATACCCGGCCATGCTTTTCGCCACCAGATGGCGTCTGGAGCGTACCCGGGAGGAATGGCCCGAAATCGAGTTCCTGGCCTCCCGGGAGCAGCAGGAGGCTGAAGCGGCATGA
- a CDS encoding sensor histidine kinase — MNKKLLFPGVLLLAILYTAIGGLAYNAGQELEGVVTQQFNDQQLILAEKIADDIRGHFQFLETALATLSRQTVKILPEQPSHDYLHSTHDILKDWHVLSLGIAGNAPDNSLMAPDGSVSSWKDMGIDFPREEFQLWLDSDPDGQVFFSRTFRPDQGPYAGTWIMVMVKPLSRDLEMSFESGNFEGMPPAAFFVVDAMKVSRDYAHGVISGQTGYPWVINEEGYFLYHIEDDFDGRDSFTVRHERNPDISYERINTIVSQRLLAGDEGTDWYISGWHREVYTEMKKLLAFSPVFFTHQEKKRDSHLWSVGVAAPDEEVWGLIQPIVVRQWVVAGLFLVGATLGLFGLYFLSLRWNHVLTRKVEDKTRHLMESREQLREEKEKVEQSMQKLKDTQQRLVQSERFAAIGEAASHMSHEIKNPLMLMAGFAGQVRRRLSEDSPEAEKLDIIVNEAKRLEKMLVEVRDFTRPHKLSIKPCQPNDLIAETVKIFQDSLESSGIVCSQELSTDLTQVNMDPDQVKQVLVNLIKNAVEVMPEGGTLGISSKRQNQWVVVSVQDSGPGIPAEKLKNIFSPFYTTKDKGTGLGLAVSYRIIQDHGGDIFVDSQEGHGARFTIYLPLEEANL, encoded by the coding sequence ATGAATAAAAAGCTGCTTTTCCCCGGAGTCCTGCTCCTGGCAATACTTTATACAGCCATCGGCGGTCTGGCATACAATGCCGGTCAGGAACTGGAAGGAGTAGTTACACAGCAGTTCAACGATCAACAGCTGATACTGGCTGAAAAGATCGCCGACGACATCCGGGGCCATTTCCAGTTTCTGGAAACAGCCCTGGCCACCCTGAGCCGCCAGACAGTTAAAATCCTGCCTGAGCAGCCTTCACATGATTACCTTCATTCCACTCACGATATTTTAAAGGACTGGCACGTCCTCAGCCTGGGCATTGCCGGCAACGCCCCGGACAACTCCCTGATGGCACCTGACGGAAGTGTTTCCTCCTGGAAAGATATGGGGATTGACTTTCCCCGGGAAGAATTTCAGCTCTGGCTTGATTCAGACCCGGATGGACAGGTTTTTTTCAGCCGGACCTTCAGACCGGACCAGGGCCCCTATGCCGGGACCTGGATCATGGTCATGGTCAAGCCTCTCTCCAGGGACTTGGAGATGTCTTTTGAGTCCGGCAATTTTGAAGGTATGCCTCCAGCGGCCTTTTTTGTGGTGGACGCCATGAAGGTATCCAGAGATTATGCCCACGGAGTCATCTCCGGGCAGACCGGCTATCCCTGGGTAATCAACGAAGAGGGATACTTTCTGTATCACATTGAGGACGATTTTGACGGCCGGGACTCTTTTACAGTGCGCCATGAAAGAAATCCGGATATTTCCTATGAACGGATAAATACTATCGTCTCCCAGAGACTTCTTGCAGGGGATGAGGGAACAGACTGGTATATTTCCGGCTGGCACCGGGAAGTCTACACGGAAATGAAAAAGCTGCTGGCCTTCAGCCCTGTCTTTTTCACCCATCAGGAAAAAAAACGGGATTCACACCTGTGGTCAGTGGGCGTGGCCGCTCCTGATGAAGAAGTCTGGGGGCTTATTCAGCCCATAGTTGTCAGGCAGTGGGTTGTGGCCGGACTTTTCCTGGTGGGGGCCACCCTGGGCCTCTTTGGCCTGTATTTCCTCTCCCTGCGCTGGAATCATGTCCTGACCCGCAAGGTGGAAGACAAGACCAGGCACTTGATGGAATCCCGGGAACAGTTGCGTGAGGAAAAAGAAAAGGTTGAGCAGAGTATGCAGAAGCTCAAGGATACCCAGCAAAGGCTGGTGCAGTCCGAGAGGTTCGCTGCCATCGGCGAAGCCGCCTCGCACATGTCTCATGAAATAAAAAACCCTCTTATGCTCATGGCCGGTTTTGCCGGTCAGGTCCGGCGCAGGCTCTCTGAAGACAGCCCTGAAGCTGAGAAGCTCGACATCATAGTCAATGAAGCAAAACGCCTGGAAAAGATGCTCGTGGAAGTCCGGGACTTTACCCGCCCGCACAAGCTGAGTATCAAGCCCTGCCAGCCCAATGATTTAATCGCCGAGACAGTGAAAATCTTTCAGGACAGCCTGGAAAGCTCCGGGATTGTGTGCAGCCAGGAACTGTCAACTGATTTGACGCAGGTGAATATGGACCCGGACCAGGTCAAGCAGGTCCTGGTCAACCTCATCAAAAACGCGGTGGAAGTCATGCCTGAGGGCGGGACACTCGGCATCAGCTCAAAGCGTCAAAATCAATGGGTGGTGGTTTCAGTGCAGGACAGTGGACCGGGCATCCCTGCGGAAAAACTGAAAAATATCTTCAGTCCCTTCTACACCACCAAGGACAAGGGCACCGGTCTTGGACTGGCGGTGAGCTACCGCATCATCCAGGACCATGGCGGAGATATATTTGTAGACAGCCAGGAAGGGCATGGTGCCAGGTTCACCATTTACCTGCCTCTGGAGGAAGCTAATTTATGA
- a CDS encoding CgeB family protein — translation MKRVFEGPAKTSGKKQVTIEGPIAGNRWTWVVESGFYSMGLESAIHFHDCPEPMSRISNRMHHLMRKFGLPGTFVEWETMSNHRLRDMVKKNKTPLVVSLQGLIDRQTVENIRELNPIIRIIYWWGPPVRREDQIDRIMEVDELVDVVALSFNKDLENLRSMGARNVVHLPFAACPYHHRLKVKVTSGSRRKYGRDVMLISPYGEYEEELVRRVSETLGQKVDVWGPGWSDNEWVRANGLIFPPRNLEAYASSTIVINTHGEDFARHDGLNPAFFEIPAAGGFQITEKQAVVDRQDFGRHVATFQDSRELAEKVRYYLHDQGARESMRSALQAHILEHETYGRRLYNLLEYMDSVQAQSQAAKA, via the coding sequence ATGAAACGGGTATTTGAAGGCCCTGCCAAAACCTCGGGCAAGAAACAGGTCACCATAGAAGGCCCCATCGCCGGAAACAGATGGACATGGGTTGTGGAATCAGGGTTTTACTCCATGGGACTGGAGTCGGCCATCCATTTTCATGACTGCCCCGAGCCCATGTCCAGGATCTCCAATCGAATGCACCACCTCATGAGAAAGTTCGGACTGCCCGGCACATTCGTGGAATGGGAAACCATGTCCAACCATCGCCTGCGGGATATGGTCAAGAAAAACAAGACCCCCCTTGTTGTCAGCCTGCAGGGTCTAATTGACCGTCAGACCGTGGAGAATATCCGTGAACTAAACCCCATTATCCGCATCATTTACTGGTGGGGTCCGCCTGTTCGCCGGGAAGACCAGATAGACAGGATCATGGAAGTTGACGAGCTGGTGGATGTCGTGGCCCTGTCATTTAATAAAGACCTGGAAAATCTGCGCTCAATGGGAGCCCGGAATGTCGTGCACCTTCCCTTTGCAGCCTGTCCCTACCATCACAGGCTCAAGGTAAAAGTTACCTCGGGCTCCAGACGCAAGTACGGCCGGGATGTGATGCTCATTTCGCCTTATGGCGAGTACGAAGAAGAGCTGGTGAGACGGGTCAGCGAAACCCTGGGACAGAAAGTGGACGTCTGGGGACCCGGATGGAGCGACAATGAATGGGTACGGGCCAATGGTCTGATATTTCCGCCGCGGAACCTGGAGGCCTACGCCTCGTCCACCATTGTAATAAATACCCACGGAGAGGACTTTGCCCGGCATGACGGACTGAACCCGGCCTTTTTCGAGATACCCGCCGCCGGGGGATTTCAGATAACAGAAAAACAGGCCGTGGTGGACCGCCAGGATTTCGGCAGGCACGTGGCCACCTTCCAGGATTCCAGGGAGCTTGCTGAGAAGGTCCGCTACTACCTGCACGACCAGGGAGCCCGCGAATCCATGCGCAGCGCATTGCAGGCCCATATACTGGAACACGAAACCTATGGCCGGCGGCTTTACAATCTGCTGGAATACATGGACAGTGTTCAGGCACAAAGCCAGGCCGCTAAGGCTTAG